One genomic window of Brevundimonas vesicularis includes the following:
- a CDS encoding UbiX family flavin prenyltransferase, which yields MDDDVNGAIRNPLARLVVGISGASGAVYGARVLDALNDLGVESHLVVTKAALLTLSQETDLSPDELTAKASVVHKLGDVGATIASGSFRTLGMIVAPCSIKTMSEIATGVTSTLLTRAADVTLKERRPLVLMVRETPFHLGHLRTMTALAEMGAIIAPPLPALYARPSSIMEMVDQSVGRTLDLFGLDWGAVRRWEGLKS from the coding sequence ATGGACGATGATGTGAACGGAGCCATACGGAACCCGCTCGCCAGACTGGTGGTCGGAATTTCAGGGGCTTCCGGCGCCGTCTATGGCGCCCGGGTGCTGGATGCGCTGAACGATCTGGGCGTCGAAAGCCATCTGGTCGTGACCAAGGCCGCCCTGCTGACATTGTCGCAGGAGACCGACCTGTCGCCCGACGAACTGACGGCCAAGGCGTCGGTGGTCCACAAGCTGGGCGACGTGGGGGCGACGATCGCCTCCGGCTCGTTCCGCACCCTGGGCATGATCGTAGCGCCGTGCTCGATCAAGACGATGAGCGAGATCGCGACGGGCGTGACCTCCACCCTGCTGACGCGGGCGGCGGACGTGACGCTGAAGGAGCGGCGACCGCTGGTGCTGATGGTGCGCGAGACGCCGTTCCACCTGGGCCACCTGCGCACCATGACGGCCTTGGCCGAAATGGGCGCGATCATCGCCCCGCCCCTGCCCGCGCTTTACGCCCGGCCGAGCTCGATCATGGAGATGGTCGATCAGTCGGTGGGGCGGACGCTGGACCTGTTCGGCCTGGATTGGGGCGCGGTGCGGCGCTGGGAAGGCCTGAAGTCATGA
- a CDS encoding YdcH family protein, with product MTIEARIRELGNRHRTLDETIQKELTRPSTDPLQVRALKQKKLRLKEEITSLEARAT from the coding sequence ATGACCATCGAGGCTCGTATTCGCGAACTGGGTAATCGTCATCGCACCCTGGATGAGACCATCCAGAAGGAGCTTACCCGCCCGTCCACGGATCCGTTGCAGGTCAGGGCGCTGAAGCAGAAGAAGCTTCGGCTGAAGGAAGAAATCACCAGTCTGGAGGCGCGCGCGACCTAG
- a CDS encoding ABC transporter permease encodes MNRTLLIARREYVAYAKTVGFWLSLLAFPLFAVLGGGIPALIKASEPIKSVAVIEEGPNATGLAAAVRASLQADVDRQNERLREAAEKGQAGAGRAVASITGPKIRLVDTPPAIADAVGPARDEAIRKALDKQTSNARRLDAVVFLSRTDGKPAAQVWTARATDNDVSGFIRNALRDARRTELLTAAGVAPAVAQEVQTFRPDVKSFSPSAASGGEVSMRDRIPSFIGLGVGFLLWSLVITGASILLNSVMEEKSNKILEVLLSSASATEILTGKVLGVALLTLTVMGVWGGIGAFTLISASPETAATVGQVLLHDGLIFYFIAYMVGGYLMYAVLFAAIGAFCETPRDAQTLMGPIMMILVVPILVMQMALTSPDAPVVKVLSWIPFFTPFLMSARAPSDPPLVEVILTLIGMFATAAFMVWIAGRAFRAGALSDVKLSWKSFGRAITGRA; translated from the coding sequence ATGAACCGCACGCTGCTGATCGCGCGACGCGAATATGTCGCCTACGCCAAGACCGTCGGCTTCTGGCTGTCGCTGTTGGCTTTTCCGCTATTCGCCGTGCTGGGCGGCGGCATTCCAGCGCTGATCAAGGCCTCCGAGCCGATCAAGTCGGTGGCGGTGATCGAGGAAGGCCCCAATGCGACGGGTCTGGCCGCCGCCGTTCGCGCCTCTCTGCAAGCCGACGTGGATCGTCAGAACGAGCGCTTGCGCGAAGCCGCTGAAAAGGGACAGGCCGGCGCCGGGCGCGCCGTCGCCTCCATTACCGGCCCCAAGATCCGTCTGGTTGACACGCCGCCCGCCATCGCCGACGCCGTCGGCCCGGCCCGTGACGAGGCGATCCGCAAGGCGCTGGACAAGCAGACCTCGAACGCCAGGCGCCTCGACGCCGTGGTCTTCCTGAGCCGCACGGATGGCAAGCCCGCCGCCCAGGTCTGGACCGCGCGCGCCACTGACAACGACGTCTCCGGCTTCATTCGAAATGCCCTGCGTGATGCCCGACGCACCGAACTTCTGACCGCCGCCGGGGTCGCCCCGGCCGTGGCGCAGGAGGTTCAGACCTTCCGGCCCGATGTGAAGTCCTTCTCGCCCAGCGCCGCCAGCGGGGGCGAGGTGTCGATGCGTGACCGAATCCCGTCCTTCATCGGCTTGGGCGTCGGCTTCCTTTTGTGGTCGCTGGTGATCACCGGCGCCTCCATCCTGTTGAACAGCGTGATGGAGGAGAAGTCGAACAAGATCCTGGAGGTGCTGCTGTCCTCGGCCTCGGCGACCGAAATCCTGACGGGCAAGGTGCTGGGCGTGGCGCTGCTGACCCTGACGGTCATGGGGGTCTGGGGCGGGATCGGGGCCTTCACCCTGATTTCGGCCTCGCCCGAGACGGCGGCGACGGTCGGACAGGTGCTTCTGCACGACGGCCTGATCTTCTATTTCATCGCCTATATGGTCGGCGGCTACCTGATGTATGCGGTGCTGTTCGCAGCCATCGGCGCCTTCTGCGAGACGCCGCGCGACGCCCAGACCCTGATGGGGCCGATCATGATGATCCTGGTCGTGCCGATCCTGGTGATGCAGATGGCCCTGACCAGCCCGGATGCGCCGGTGGTCAAGGTTCTGTCCTGGATCCCGTTCTTCACCCCCTTCCTGATGAGCGCCCGCGCGCCCAGCGATCCGCCGCTGGTGGAGGTGATTCTGACGCTGATCGGCATGTTCGCGACCGCTGCCTTCATGGTCTGGATTGCCGGGCGGGCCTTCCGCGCCGGCGCGCTGTCAGACGTGAAGCTGAGCTGGAAGAGCTTCGGCCGGGCGATTACCGGACGGGCGTAG
- a CDS encoding YdcH family protein → MNDDTPAITEEMAELQARVNHLRQEHADLDASIEALGQAAIPDQLMIARLKRKKLALKDEIVKLEDRILPDIIA, encoded by the coding sequence ATGAACGACGACACGCCTGCGATCACCGAGGAAATGGCCGAGCTTCAGGCGCGGGTGAACCATCTGCGCCAGGAACACGCCGACCTGGACGCCTCCATCGAGGCCCTGGGTCAGGCCGCCATTCCCGATCAGCTGATGATCGCCCGGCTGAAGCGCAAGAAGCTGGCGCTGAAGGATGAGATCGTGAAGCTGGAAGACCGCATCCTGCCGGACATCATCGCCTGA
- a CDS encoding ABC transporter ATP-binding protein has translation MAALTLDGVNKRYGDFHAVRDLSFQVEKGAICGFLGPNGAGKTSTLRMILGLQPATSGRIEILGADDGRKVRDRIGFLPEERGLYKKMTPVEAIAFFGALKGLPVAEGRKRAKTLLEQQGLGEAQKKKMKELSKGMAQKVQLIASVVHQPEFVILDEPFSGLDPMNQQGLEAMIRGLAANGATVLFSTHVMQHAERLCDKVVLLARGKKAFEGTVDQAKATSPRFLDLDGAISADAAAALPGVAGVETLSDVDGVRRLKIALAPGAGGQDTLKTAFLNGLDVRGFALKEPTLHDAFIGLTGDHPDQPVASVEAVR, from the coding sequence ATGGCGGCGTTGACGCTGGATGGGGTGAACAAGCGATACGGCGATTTTCACGCCGTGCGCGATCTGAGTTTTCAGGTCGAGAAGGGGGCGATCTGCGGCTTTTTAGGACCCAACGGGGCGGGCAAGACCTCCACCCTGCGGATGATCCTGGGGTTGCAGCCAGCGACGTCGGGGCGGATCGAAATCCTGGGCGCCGACGACGGGCGCAAGGTGCGCGACCGGATCGGTTTCCTGCCGGAGGAGCGCGGTCTTTATAAGAAGATGACGCCGGTCGAGGCCATCGCCTTCTTCGGCGCGCTGAAAGGCCTGCCGGTCGCCGAGGGCCGCAAGCGCGCCAAGACCCTGCTGGAGCAACAGGGGCTGGGCGAGGCGCAGAAAAAGAAGATGAAGGAGCTGTCCAAGGGGATGGCGCAGAAGGTGCAGCTGATCGCCTCGGTCGTGCACCAGCCCGAGTTCGTCATCCTGGACGAGCCCTTCTCCGGTCTGGACCCGATGAACCAGCAGGGCCTGGAAGCGATGATTCGCGGGCTGGCCGCGAACGGCGCCACGGTGCTGTTCTCCACCCACGTGATGCAGCATGCCGAGCGGCTGTGCGACAAGGTCGTGCTGCTGGCGCGTGGCAAGAAGGCGTTCGAGGGGACAGTGGATCAGGCCAAGGCCACCTCGCCGCGCTTCCTGGATCTGGATGGTGCGATCAGCGCGGACGCCGCCGCCGCCCTGCCCGGCGTGGCGGGCGTCGAGACCCTGTCCGACGTGGATGGCGTGCGTCGCCTGAAGATCGCCCTAGCGCCCGGCGCCGGGGGTCAGGATACGTTGAAGACGGCCTTCCTGAACGGCCTGGACGTGCGCGGCTTCGCGCTGAAGGAGCCGACGCTGCACGACGCCTTCATCGGCCTGACCGGGGACCATCCCGACCAACCCGTCGCATCCGTGGAGGCTGTCCGATGA
- the purE gene encoding 5-(carboxyamino)imidazole ribonucleotide mutase, whose protein sequence is MATSETPVAIIMGSRSDWPTMKLAADRLDQLGVAWDAKVVSAHRTPQRLVDFATGAKAAGYKVIIAGAGGAAHLPGMAASMTELPVLGVPVQSKALKGMDSLLSIVQMPAGVPVATLAIGEAGAANAGILAAQILALSDEELAARLAAFRAAQTESVAETVED, encoded by the coding sequence ATGGCGACTTCCGAAACCCCGGTGGCGATCATCATGGGCAGCCGGTCCGACTGGCCGACCATGAAGTTGGCCGCCGATCGCCTGGATCAACTGGGCGTCGCCTGGGACGCCAAGGTCGTCAGCGCCCACCGCACGCCCCAACGCCTGGTCGATTTCGCCACGGGCGCCAAGGCCGCCGGATATAAGGTCATCATCGCCGGGGCAGGGGGCGCCGCCCACCTGCCGGGCATGGCCGCCTCCATGACCGAACTGCCGGTGCTGGGCGTACCGGTCCAGTCCAAGGCGCTGAAGGGCATGGATAGCCTTCTGTCGATCGTTCAAATGCCGGCGGGCGTTCCGGTCGCCACCCTGGCCATCGGCGAGGCGGGGGCAGCCAACGCCGGCATCCTGGCCGCCCAGATACTGGCCCTGTCGGACGAAGAGTTGGCCGCACGCCTGGCCGCCTTCCGCGCCGCCCAGACCGAATCCGTTGCAGAAACCGTCGAGGACTGA
- the rpsU gene encoding 30S ribosomal protein S21 produces MVQIFVRDNNVDQALKALKKKMQREGSFREMKRHVHFEKPSEKRARQKAEAIRRARKLARKRMQREGLLPAPKPRVPGGR; encoded by the coding sequence CTGGTTCAGATTTTCGTTCGCGACAACAACGTCGACCAAGCGCTCAAAGCCCTGAAGAAGAAGATGCAGCGCGAGGGCAGCTTCCGTGAAATGAAGCGCCACGTGCATTTCGAGAAGCCCTCGGAAAAGCGCGCCCGTCAAAAGGCCGAAGCCATCCGTCGCGCTCGCAAGCTGGCGCGCAAGCGCATGCAGCGCGAGGGCCTGCTGCCCGCGCCGAAGCCGCGCGTTCCCGGCGGTCGTTAA
- a CDS encoding 5-(carboxyamino)imidazole ribonucleotide synthase — protein MPDLPLPPGSTLGIIGGGQLGRMLSQAASRLGFDVVILDPEADSPAGRVSARQIVAAYDDPKALSALGRAADVVTFEFENVPAESIERLAEAGALVAPGPTALRVSQDRVDEKTFLNAVGAPTVAFAVVDTLDDLVVGLTELGLPALLKTRREGYDGKGQVWIHAIEDAPAALESLGGRPAILEAKATFVRELSVIAARDWDGHMAVYPLGENRHEGGVLRTTLAPAAVDEKTQVRARAIAEAILDGLDYVGVLGVELFDLGDDVLLVNEIAPRVHNTGHWTQDGCVCDQFEQHIRAVAGWPLGPTTAHARIEMTNLLGDEVEDWRKLSAKSDERLHLYGKADARPGRKMAHVNRVLGAV, from the coding sequence GTGCCTGATCTTCCGCTTCCCCCCGGTTCGACCCTCGGCATCATCGGCGGAGGCCAGCTGGGCCGGATGCTGAGCCAGGCCGCCTCGCGCCTGGGCTTCGACGTCGTAATCTTGGACCCCGAGGCCGACAGCCCGGCCGGCCGGGTCTCGGCGCGCCAGATCGTCGCCGCCTATGACGACCCCAAGGCCCTGTCGGCGCTGGGTCGCGCCGCCGATGTCGTCACCTTCGAGTTCGAGAACGTACCGGCCGAATCCATCGAGCGTCTGGCCGAGGCCGGCGCCCTAGTCGCGCCGGGACCGACGGCGTTACGCGTGTCGCAGGACCGGGTGGACGAAAAGACCTTCCTGAACGCCGTCGGCGCCCCGACGGTCGCCTTCGCCGTCGTCGACACGCTGGACGACCTGGTCGTCGGCCTGACCGAACTGGGCCTGCCCGCCCTCCTGAAGACCCGTCGCGAGGGCTATGACGGCAAGGGCCAGGTCTGGATCCACGCCATCGAGGACGCGCCCGCCGCCCTGGAAAGCCTGGGCGGTCGTCCGGCCATCCTGGAGGCCAAGGCGACCTTCGTGCGTGAACTGTCGGTCATCGCCGCCCGCGACTGGGACGGCCATATGGCGGTCTATCCGCTGGGCGAGAACCGGCACGAGGGCGGCGTCCTGCGCACCACCCTGGCCCCCGCCGCCGTGGACGAAAAAACGCAAGTTCGCGCCCGCGCCATCGCCGAGGCGATCCTGGACGGGCTGGACTACGTCGGCGTTCTGGGCGTCGAACTGTTCGACCTCGGAGACGACGTGCTTCTGGTCAACGAGATCGCCCCGCGCGTTCACAACACCGGCCACTGGACCCAGGACGGCTGTGTCTGCGACCAGTTCGAACAGCATATCCGCGCCGTCGCCGGCTGGCCGCTCGGCCCAACGACGGCCCACGCCCGCATCGAAATGACCAACCTGCTGGGCGACGAGGTCGAGGACTGGCGCAAGCTGTCGGCCAAGTCCGACGAACGCCTGCACCTCTACGGCAAGGCCGATGCCCGCCCCGGCCGCAAGATGGCCCATGTGAACCGGGTATTGGGGGCGGTCTAG
- a CDS encoding autotransporter domain-containing protein, giving the protein MSRFITGGAVAALALAACAFAGSASAQTYNRLVVFGDSLSDNGNLFLISGGTQPPSPPYARRFSNGPTFVELLGFNAANFNGSVAGSINYAFGGSRTDASAGVPFGMLNQLSRYTAAGGRFSSTDLVSVLGGANDIFQGLPAAGLTTNPVAAITPVATTAATNVNTLVNTVAGAGAGTILVTNLPKLSLTPLFRGQKAAPLADYAVTTFNTALQANLTATAAARPDSNIIMMDLFKVSDTLAANPGLFGITNITEKCFNGVTVCANPDSYFYFDDVHPTAAGHRIIAQLATDYLYYGDIGAQSTLQGETTYRHREDALDAAGEALSGRQPWEAGVSVTTSALIDSVDTDARGSVTSSSSDGWGARIALEAGPSANWRFGLAGTARNTDVESQALQFNVESFGLDVYGGWRSGDVFVNAAVGVARDNIDDIERTTSLAPIVHTADTRALSSGARLQGGMWFDMGGVALSPRAALAYVSSDVDGYYEQGVGAQYQYGDRTVKALTGEVALRAEAEMGGFGLFAEGGYHDALDDSSDPVRVGLYNNPAQVLSREIDDPFGGQFLASAGVEGSVGPVKVTVGYRGRFGDHADSHMGGIQLKLPL; this is encoded by the coding sequence ATGTCACGCTTCATCACCGGCGGCGCCGTCGCCGCTCTGGCGCTCGCCGCCTGCGCCTTTGCCGGCTCGGCCTCGGCCCAGACCTACAACCGTCTCGTCGTCTTCGGCGACAGCCTCAGCGACAACGGCAACCTGTTTCTGATCTCGGGCGGGACCCAGCCGCCGTCGCCGCCCTATGCGCGCCGCTTCTCGAACGGTCCGACATTCGTTGAACTGCTGGGCTTCAACGCCGCCAACTTCAACGGCTCGGTCGCGGGCAGCATCAACTACGCCTTCGGCGGCTCGCGCACCGACGCCTCGGCCGGCGTGCCGTTCGGCATGCTGAACCAGCTGTCGCGCTACACCGCCGCGGGCGGCCGGTTCAGCTCGACCGACCTGGTCAGCGTCCTGGGCGGCGCAAACGACATCTTCCAGGGTCTGCCCGCCGCCGGCCTCACCACCAATCCGGTTGCCGCCATCACCCCTGTCGCCACTACAGCTGCCACTAACGTCAACACGCTGGTCAACACCGTGGCGGGCGCCGGCGCCGGGACCATCCTGGTCACCAACCTGCCCAAGCTCAGCCTGACGCCTCTCTTCCGCGGCCAGAAGGCGGCGCCGCTGGCCGACTATGCGGTGACCACCTTCAACACGGCGCTACAGGCCAATCTGACCGCCACCGCCGCCGCGCGTCCAGACAGCAACATCATCATGATGGACCTGTTCAAGGTCAGCGACACGCTGGCCGCCAATCCAGGGCTGTTCGGCATCACCAATATCACTGAGAAGTGCTTCAACGGGGTTACGGTTTGCGCGAACCCCGACAGCTATTTCTACTTTGACGATGTCCACCCGACCGCGGCGGGCCACCGGATCATCGCGCAGCTGGCGACCGACTACCTCTACTACGGCGACATCGGCGCTCAATCGACCCTGCAGGGCGAGACGACCTATCGTCACCGCGAGGACGCCCTGGACGCCGCCGGCGAGGCTCTGTCGGGTCGCCAGCCGTGGGAGGCCGGCGTGTCCGTCACAACTTCGGCCCTGATCGACAGCGTCGACACCGACGCGCGCGGCTCGGTCACCAGCTCGTCCAGCGACGGCTGGGGCGCCCGTATCGCGCTCGAGGCCGGCCCCTCGGCCAACTGGCGCTTCGGTCTGGCCGGCACGGCGCGCAACACCGACGTTGAAAGCCAGGCGCTGCAGTTCAACGTCGAAAGCTTCGGCCTGGACGTCTATGGCGGCTGGCGCTCGGGCGATGTCTTCGTCAACGCCGCCGTCGGCGTGGCGCGCGACAACATCGACGACATCGAACGCACCACCAGCCTGGCGCCGATCGTCCACACCGCCGACACCCGCGCCCTTAGCAGCGGCGCGCGTCTGCAGGGCGGCATGTGGTTCGACATGGGCGGCGTCGCCCTGTCGCCCCGTGCGGCCCTCGCCTATGTGTCCAGCGACGTGGACGGCTATTACGAACAGGGCGTCGGCGCCCAGTATCAGTACGGCGATCGCACCGTGAAGGCCCTGACCGGCGAGGTCGCCCTGCGCGCCGAGGCGGAAATGGGCGGCTTCGGCCTGTTCGCCGAAGGGGGCTACCACGACGCCCTAGACGACAGCTCCGATCCGGTGCGCGTCGGTCTCTACAACAACCCGGCCCAGGTGCTGTCGCGCGAGATCGACGATCCGTTCGGCGGACAGTTCCTGGCCTCCGCCGGCGTCGAGGGTTCGGTCGGCCCGGTCAAGGTGACGGTCGGCTATCGCGGCCGCTTCGGCGACCACGCCGACAGCCACATGGGCGGCATTCAGCTGAAACTGCCGCTTTAA
- a CDS encoding M23 family metallopeptidase: MRRLLSNAPMARCKTLLIHSGQTAAFAAVAVFAAAAAPNAAREAAMPPPTQIAAPVSPPLKAEVEKAGPITRQIAFTAPVRGYAINSPFGLRKLAIEAKARAHKGVDIAAPKGTTVFTAAEGEVIRTGYDPEGYGNFIEVRHPNGMSTLYGHLSRIDVANGDAIAPSQRIGLVGSTGYSTGPHLHFEVRRGGAQVNPTKVVDRHFEVTVKAKA; encoded by the coding sequence ATGCGACGCCTGCTGTCCAACGCGCCGATGGCGCGGTGCAAGACCCTGTTGATCCACTCCGGCCAGACGGCCGCCTTCGCCGCCGTGGCTGTTTTCGCCGCCGCCGCCGCGCCAAATGCCGCGCGCGAGGCCGCCATGCCGCCGCCGACCCAGATCGCCGCGCCGGTCTCGCCGCCCTTAAAGGCCGAGGTCGAGAAGGCCGGGCCGATCACGCGCCAGATCGCCTTCACCGCCCCGGTGCGCGGCTATGCGATCAACTCTCCGTTCGGCCTGCGCAAACTGGCCATCGAAGCCAAGGCGCGCGCGCACAAGGGCGTCGACATCGCCGCGCCGAAAGGCACGACCGTCTTCACGGCCGCCGAGGGCGAGGTCATCCGCACGGGGTACGACCCCGAGGGCTATGGCAACTTCATTGAGGTGCGCCACCCCAACGGCATGAGCACCCTGTACGGCCACCTCAGCCGGATCGATGTGGCGAACGGCGATGCGATCGCGCCCAGTCAGCGCATCGGTCTGGTCGGCTCCACCGGCTATTCCACCGGCCCGCACCTGCATTTCGAGGTCCGTCGCGGCGGCGCGCAGGTAAATCCGACCAAGGTGGTCGATCGCCATTTCGAAGTGACGGTGAAGGCCAAGGCCTGA
- a CDS encoding COQ9 family protein, producing MTETTDWADRTEQTVLDAAIARAPALGWNARLVREACEASGLSQGDEELLLPNGARDLAALLSRRHDARALAALGEIDAKSLKIRERIARAVSERMEAGAADLEATRRCAAFLALPVNADLGLKLAWESADHLWRWAGDEATDWNHYSKRTILSGILIPALTMRWFDGREAAEAFVARRIDNVMAFEKWKAGKDFDAPFRKVSDALSRMRYGARA from the coding sequence ATGACCGAGACGACAGACTGGGCCGACCGGACCGAACAGACCGTGCTGGACGCCGCCATCGCCCGCGCGCCCGCCCTGGGCTGGAATGCGCGTCTGGTGCGCGAGGCCTGCGAGGCGTCCGGACTATCGCAGGGCGACGAGGAATTGCTGCTGCCCAACGGCGCGCGCGATCTGGCGGCCCTGCTGTCGCGACGCCATGATGCGCGAGCGCTGGCGGCTCTGGGTGAAATCGACGCCAAGTCGCTGAAGATTCGCGAGCGAATCGCCCGCGCGGTGTCCGAACGGATGGAGGCCGGCGCCGCCGATCTGGAGGCCACGCGTCGCTGCGCCGCCTTCCTGGCCCTGCCCGTCAACGCCGATCTGGGGCTGAAACTGGCCTGGGAGAGCGCGGATCATCTGTGGCGCTGGGCCGGGGACGAGGCGACCGACTGGAATCACTATTCGAAGCGGACGATCCTGTCGGGCATCCTGATTCCCGCCCTGACGATGCGCTGGTTCGACGGACGAGAAGCGGCGGAGGCCTTCGTCGCCCGCCGGATCGATAACGTCATGGCCTTCGAGAAGTGGAAGGCGGGCAAGGATTTCGACGCGCCGTTCCGAAAGGTCAGCGATGCGCTGAGCCGCATGCGGTATGGGGCGAGGGCTTAG
- a CDS encoding DUF1013 domain-containing protein gives MSDILMPKATAVWLVDNTSLSFEQIADFCGLHPLEVRGIADGDVARDIRGVDPVTGGQLTREELDKAQGDENYRMKAIVSRHAELLKSAKPAPKYTPVSRRQDRPDAIAWFVRNHPEVTDAQIAKMLGTTKSTIESVRNRTHWNSANIKPVDPVTLGLVGQLALDEIVKKAADKKAKDDLKNGGGTIQPVEQVEAEPEFVPEARQRPGAEPTAESVFGTKD, from the coding sequence ATGAGCGACATTCTGATGCCCAAGGCCACTGCGGTCTGGCTGGTCGACAACACCTCTCTGAGCTTCGAGCAGATCGCGGACTTCTGCGGCCTGCACCCGCTGGAAGTTCGCGGCATCGCCGACGGCGACGTGGCGCGCGACATCCGTGGCGTCGATCCCGTCACCGGCGGCCAGCTGACGCGCGAAGAACTGGACAAGGCCCAGGGCGACGAAAACTATCGCATGAAGGCGATCGTCAGCCGCCACGCCGAACTGCTGAAGTCGGCCAAGCCGGCCCCGAAATACACGCCCGTGTCGCGCCGCCAGGACCGCCCCGACGCCATCGCCTGGTTCGTGCGCAACCACCCCGAGGTGACGGACGCCCAAATCGCCAAGATGCTGGGCACGACCAAGTCCACCATCGAAAGCGTGCGCAACCGCACCCACTGGAACAGCGCCAACATCAAGCCGGTCGACCCGGTGACCCTTGGCCTGGTCGGCCAGCTGGCGCTGGACGAAATCGTCAAGAAGGCCGCCGACAAGAAGGCCAAGGACGATCTGAAGAACGGCGGCGGCACGATCCAGCCCGTCGAACAGGTCGAGGCCGAGCCCGAGTTCGTGCCGGAAGCCCGCCAACGTCCCGGCGCCGAGCCGACGGCGGAATCGGTGTTCGGCACCAAGGACTGA
- a CDS encoding GGDEF domain-containing protein — protein sequence MTDVAEHDLTAEIARLRVELEAWKTRAAAAEAAADHDVLTPALNRRGFITAMQRTMAYCQRHEVPAVLLYLDMDGFKSVNDSLGHAAGDAALVAVAELFLANLRESDAVGRLGGDEFALLMLHAGYEEGRAKARQLAEALKTEGFVWDGQKTELGGSFGVRAWDGHTDAEVWLTEADAAMWVRKKGR from the coding sequence GTGACCGACGTGGCCGAACACGACCTGACCGCCGAGATCGCGCGCCTGCGCGTCGAGCTGGAAGCGTGGAAGACGCGCGCCGCCGCCGCCGAGGCCGCCGCCGACCACGATGTGCTGACGCCCGCCCTGAACCGACGCGGCTTCATCACGGCGATGCAGCGGACCATGGCCTATTGCCAGCGGCACGAGGTGCCGGCGGTGCTGCTGTATCTGGACATGGACGGGTTCAAGAGCGTCAACGACAGCCTGGGCCATGCGGCCGGTGATGCGGCCCTGGTCGCGGTGGCCGAGCTGTTCCTGGCCAATCTGCGCGAGTCGGATGCGGTGGGCCGGCTGGGCGGCGACGAGTTCGCCCTGCTGATGTTGCACGCGGGCTATGAAGAGGGCCGGGCCAAGGCGCGTCAGCTGGCCGAGGCGCTGAAGACCGAAGGCTTCGTCTGGGACGGCCAGAAAACTGAACTGGGCGGCTCGTTCGGGGTGCGCGCCTGGGACGGCCATACCGACGCCGAGGTGTGGCTGACCGAGGCCGACGCCGCCATGTGGGTGAGGAAGAAGGGGCGCTGA
- a CDS encoding TIGR02444 family protein: MRLWDWAIAAYGAPGVGEACLALQDSHDQNVPLLLWSAWVAATGRKPDEETIEAACDTARAWDSVVVAPLRAVRRTLKAPVPDIDDGPRESVRNRVKALELEAERHLLDALEALAPEPSGPARPIIDGLAATARMWADVTPRPALIRLADALPG; encoded by the coding sequence ATGAGGCTGTGGGACTGGGCGATCGCCGCCTATGGCGCGCCGGGGGTCGGCGAGGCGTGTCTGGCGCTGCAGGACAGCCACGACCAGAACGTGCCCTTACTGCTGTGGTCCGCCTGGGTCGCGGCGACAGGCCGAAAGCCCGACGAAGAGACGATCGAGGCGGCCTGCGACACGGCCCGCGCCTGGGACAGCGTCGTGGTCGCCCCGCTGCGTGCAGTCCGGCGGACCCTGAAGGCGCCGGTGCCCGATATCGACGACGGCCCGCGCGAGAGCGTGCGCAACCGCGTCAAGGCGCTGGAGCTGGAGGCGGAGCGGCATTTGCTGGACGCGCTGGAGGCGCTGGCGCCCGAACCCAGCGGGCCGGCCCGCCCGATCATCGACGGCCTGGCAGCCACCGCCCGGATGTGGGCGGACGTCACGCCGCGTCCGGCCCTGATCCGGCTCGCAGACGCCCTTCCGGGCTGA